A window of the Brassica napus cultivar Da-Ae chromosome C5, Da-Ae, whole genome shotgun sequence genome harbors these coding sequences:
- the LOC106431581 gene encoding protein GOLVEN 5 codes for MTITSSFLCLLILLLFCLSCGYSLHGDKNEKSSVNVVSNAKHVDGYDAMKKARVQGRSGEEFSKETTKMKINPKKPIEKETGVEEEDDLVAYTADYWKPRHHPPKNN; via the exons ATGACCATCACTTCAAGCTTTCTATGTTTGttgatccttcttttgttttgcCTCTCGTGTGGATATTCCCTTCATG GAGATAAGAATGAAAAGTCAAGTGTTAACGTTGTTTCAAATGCAAAG CATGTTGATGGTTATGATGCAATGAAGAAGGCGAGAGTACAAGGAAGAAGTGGAGAAGAGTTTAGTAAGGAGACGACAAAGATGAAGATAAATCCGAAGAAGCCAATAGAGAAGGAGACAGGTGTTGAGGAAGAGGATGATCTCGTTGCCTACACTGCTGATTACTGGAAACCAAGGCACCATCCTCCCAAAAACAACTGA
- the LOC106431580 gene encoding putative pentatricopeptide repeat-containing protein At1g13630 produces MICRWIAFNPSKLSRVLSPFSSLSSTKPSSSVAKLDDEPLSAANFASDQRDYFRREILFGMKKIGFREYLHGRQFRSLASELKQVHVEEIMCELMGESSDLSVWFFKELKDVYGFRHSRLSSLLVSHILAGQRRFKELQVVLEELLQEEGSGSAFSLCELLSTSFRKWDSTNVVWDMLLFLSSRSKMVDDSLYILEKMRDLNLSVSTQAYNSILYNLRETDKMWDLYKAIESKNEHTYSTVVDGLCRQQKLEDAVSFLRTSQWKDIGPSVVSFNSIMSAYCKLGFVDTAKSFLCTVLKCGLVPSVHSHNILINGLCLAGSIGEALELAGDMSIHGVEPDTVTYNILAKGFHLLGMIKWVWEVIQQMLDKGLTPDVITYTILLCGHCQLGNIDKGLRLLKDMLSRGFELNSVIPCSVMLSGLCKTGRIEEAFSLFYRMKANGVRPDFVAYSIVIHGLCRLGELDLAIWLYDEMCSKRILPNSRTHGAMLLGLCRKGMILEARALLNSLISTGCTLDIILYNIVIDGYAKSGCIEEALELFRLVTESGITPNVATFNSLIHGYCKTQNIAEARKVLDVIKLYNLVPSAVSYTTLMNAYANCGDTEKVDELRREMKANGISPTNFTYSVIIKGLCIGQKIEKYNQVLRDMASEGVTPDQITYNTVIQHLCRAKDLFRAFELFEEMKSRNLEPTPATYDILINGLCFYGYLKDAERFLCSLQERDASLSKFAYATLIKAHCVKGDPEVAVKLFCQVLDRGFDVSVRDYSAVINRLCRRGLAKEAKFFFCLMLSRGVSPDLDICRVMIKSSDVLAWTIKAGLLP; encoded by the exons ATGATCTGCAGATGGATTGCATTCAATCCAAGCAAATTGTCCCGTGTCCTCTCTCCTTTCTCTTCCCTCTCATCCACTAAACCCTCCTCCTCCGTCGCGAAACTCGACGACGAGCCGCTTTCCGCAGCCAATTTCGCATCGGATCAGAGAGATTACTTCCGTCGAGAGATTCTCTTCGGGATGAAGAAGATCGGGTTCCGGGAGTATCTCCACGGGCGTCAGTTTCGAAGCTTGGCTTCGGAGTTGAAGCAGGTCCACGTCGAAGAGATCATGTGTGAATTGATGGGTGAAAGTTCGGAtctttcggtttggtttttcaAAGAGCTGAAAGATGTTTATGGGTTTCGCCACTCGAGGCTCTCCTCGTTGTTGGTTTCGCATATCTTAGCCGGTCAAAGACGTTTCAAAGAGCTTCAAGTGGTTTTGGAAGAGCTCCTCCAAGAAGAAG GCTCTGGTTCAGCATTTTCGCTATGTGAGCTTCTCTCTACTAGCTTCAGGAAGTGGGATTCTACCAACGTAGTTTGGGATATGTTGCTGTTTCTCTCATCGAGATCCAAAATGGTTGATGATTCTCTTTATATACTGGAGAAGATGAGGGATCTGAACTTGAGTGTCTCTACACAAGCATACAACTCAATCTTGTACAACTTGAGAGAAACAGATAAGATGTGGGATCTGTACAAGGCCATCGAGTCTAAGAACGAGCACACGTACTCAACAGTTGTAGATGGATTGTGTCGCCAACAAAAGCTAGAAGACGCAGTTTCTTTCCTCCGGACTTCCCAGTGGAAAGACATTGGCCCCTCTGTAGTTTCTTTCAATAGTATAATGTCAGCTTACTGTAAATTAGGTTTTGTAGATACGGCCAAGTCGTTTCTCTGTACAGTTTTGAAATGCGGATTGGTTCCTAGTGTACATAGCCACAACATACTCATCAACGGACTCTGTCTAGCTGGTTCAATCGGAGAAGCTTTGGAACTGGCTGGTGATATGAGTATCCACGGAGTGGAGCCTGATACCGTGACGTACAATATTCTTGCGAAAGGGTTTCATCTCCTCGGTATGATCAAATGGGTTTGGGAGGTCATTCAACAGATGCTTGATAAAGGTTTGACTCCTGATGTTATTACATACACGATATTACTATGTGGTCATTGCCAGTTAGGGAACATAGACAAGGGCTTGAGACTGCTGAAGGATATGTTGTCGAGAGGGTTTGAGTTGAACAGCGTCATCCCCTGCAGTGTGATGCTCAGCGGTTTATGTAAAACAGGACGGATCGAAGAAGCTTTCTCGCTGTTCTATAGAATGAAAGCCAATGGTGTAAGACCTGATTTCGTGgcgtattctattgtgattcaTGGCTTGTGTAGATTAGGAGAGCTTGATTTGGCTATTTGGCTTTACGACGAGATGTGTTCCAAAAGAATACTCCCGAATTCGAGGACGCATGGTGCTATGCTGCTTGGTTTATGTCGGAAAGGGATGATACTTGAGGCAAGAGCGCTTTTGAATTCTCTGATCTCAACCGGCTGCACACTTGATATTATCCTGTACAATATCGTTATTGATGGGTATGCAAAGTCTGGTTGCATTGAGGAGGCGTTAGAGTTATTCAGATTAGTGACAGAGAGTGGGATAACTCCGAATGTCGCCACTTTCAATTCTTTGATTCACGGTTATTGCAAGACTCAGAACATAGCTGAGGCTAGAAAGGTCTTGGATGTCATCAAGTTATATAACTTGGTTCCAAGCGCTGTGAGTTACACAACTCTGATGAATGCATATGCTAACTGTGGAGATACTGAAAAGGTAGACGAGTTGCGCCGTGAGATGAAAGCGAATGGGATCTCACCGACCAACTTCACATACTCTGTGATCATCAAAGGACTTTGCATAGGCCAGAAAATCGAGAAATACAACCAGGTACTGCGGGACATGGCTTCCGAAGGTGTAACTCCAGATCAGATCACTTACAACACTGTTATTCAGCATCTATGCAGGGCTAAAGATTTGTTCAGAGCGTTTGAGTTATTCGAAGAAATGAAATCTCGAAACCTTGAGCCCACGCCTGCCACTTATGATATTCTAATCAACGGCCTTTGTTTCTACGGTTACTTAAAGGATGCTGAGAGGTTTCTCTGTTCGCTTCAGGAGAGGGATGCTAGTTTATCGAAATTTGCTTATGCTACACTGATCAAGGCGCATTGTGTAAAAGGTGATCCTGAAGTGGCGGTGAAGCTGTTTTGTCAGGTGCTAGATAGAGGATTCGATGTTTCTGTTAGGGATTACAGTGCGGTGATCAATCGTCTGTGTAGGAGAGGATTGGCAAAGGAGGCTAAGTTCTTCTTCTGCCTGATGTTATCACGGGGAGTTTCGCCTGATTTAGATATCTGCAGGGTGATGATCAAGTCATCAGATGTGCTTGCTTGGACAATTAAAGCAGGTTTATTGCCTTGA